The Nocardia vinacea genome contains the following window.
GGCGGCATCCCAGAACGCCGTGGTGCCACCGTTGCCCAGCACCACCTCGTAGCCGTCGGGCAGCGCGAAGAGCTCGCGCAGGCCGCTGCGCACGCGTGCGACCACATACTTGACCGGCTTCTGCCGGTGACTGGTTCCGAACACCGAGGCGCCGACGGATACCAGAGACTGCAACTGCTCCGGGCGCACTTTGGAGGGGCCACAGCCGAACCGTCCGTCGGCGGGCTTGAGATCGTCGGGAATAGTCGGGAACTCAGCGGTCATGGCCAACAGGGTAGACGGTGGTAATGCTGTGACTCTGACCACACTCCAGCTAACGTTATCGCCCATGAACCTTGCGTCGGCTAGCTCGGGATGGCGAGAGCGCAGCAGGGGGCCGCGGAATTTCGGATTGCGCACGGGCGCGTTATCGGATGCGCAACGGCGCGAGTTGCTCATTCACGGCGCGATCGGCTCGGCGACCATCCTCGGTGTGCGGCAGAGTTCGAAGGCGACGTTCGCGAGGCCCTCCGTGGTTACGTGGGCTACCGCCTCCGGGACCGACCCGAACGTCGCGGAGCGCAGTGAACCCGGACCCGTTTTCTGGGTTCGAGTGCAGGTGGAAGGCGCGCTGCCATACGAAACCCGGGTGCGGCAGCGGATGTGCGAGGACGACCTGGAGTGGATGCAGCCCGGTGATGTGGTCGGCTGCCGGGTCGATCCGGGCGATCGCGACCGCCTGGTGCTCTATGTGCCCGATATCGCCGAGACCGGCCGGGCGAGCATTTCGAAGATCCTCTCCGACGGCCGCCGCGCCGATGCCACCGTGCTCGCCGCCGCACCGGTCGCCGCCGACTACGCCGGTCACGACGATCCGGTGCTGCGCCTGGACCTCGAACTGCGTGCCTGGGACGAGGCGAAACCGTGGCGCGTGCGCCTGATCCAACCGGTACCGCTGGCTGCGATCGGCCTTGTCGATCTGGGCCAACACCTGGAGGTCGCCTTCTTCACCGTCGACCGCGGCGAATCCGTCGCGGTCGACTGGCTTGCCTCCCTCGATGAGGATTAGTGCTAGTGCGGCGGCTCGGTATTCGAGCCGCCGTTTCGCTAACTCTTGGCTTTCACCCGCGCCAGCGCATGTCCGGTCAGTGCGATGAGCGCGGTCTTGGCGGATTCCCGGTCCCTGGCGTCGATCATCATCACCGGAACATCGGCGGATAGCGAGAGGGCATCCCGGATGGCCTCCTCGGGAAACTTGGGGGCGCCTTCGAATTCGTTGACCGCGACCAGGAACGGTAGGCCGAGTTCTTCGAAATAGTCGACCGCGGCGAAACTTTCGTCCACCCGACGGGTATCGACCAGCAGGATCGCGCCGATCGCGCCGAGGCTGAGGTCGTCCCACATGAACCAGAACCGGTGCTGCCCGGGCGTACCGAACAGGTACAGCACCAGATCGTCGGACAGGGTGATCCGGCCGAAATCCATGGCGACTGTGGTGGTCGTCTTATCCGGGACCGCCGAGGTGTCGTCGATTTCGGAACTCAGATCGGTCATCAGCGCTTCGGTTTTCAGCGGAACGATATCCGAAACCGCGCCGACCAGCGTAGTTTTGCCGACCCCCATCTCGCCGGCTATCACGATTTTCGCCGAGACCGCGCGGGACGAGGTCTCGGGTGGTGCTTGTTCAGGTGCGGTCATCGAACATCCTCGGCTGCAAGGGGTTTCAACTTACCAGTGGCTCTTCCGTCACGTACCCCCCGCTGATACCGGTTCAATCCTGTGCGGATCGTTTCCGGGTCGCGGCGCGTGCTCGCCGCAGATTCCGTTGCCGCCGACCCCGACTCGGCCCCACCCGGCACCAACTGATTCCCTGGATCTCGTTTCGGTAGCCCGGACGTTGTCCTTTCCGTGATTGTCGGATCCGCTGCCCGCTCTGCCGCAGACCAGCCTTCATCCGCCGCCGAATGCCAATTCGTCAAAACCGGTAGCTCCCCCGTAGTCGGATCAGCCAACCACGCCGACATCATGCCGGCGAAAATCGGCGTTGCCGCTTCCCTCTCGGCGGGCTGCGTCGATCCGTTCGAAGCAGACCCGTTCGAAGCGGATTCGACGGTCTCCGCCGAATCCCCCTCTTCGGATTGGAAGAACGAGGTCGTCTTCACCACCCGCTCCTGCGGCCCGGTCGGGGGACCCGAATCGGCCACGCTAGCGGACTGCGGTGGCGCGCCGGCCGCCGCGGTGGTGCTCGGCGGCTTCGCAGCAGCCCCGCCCGCTTTGCGACGACCCTTTCGGTTGACTCCCGGAACCCGTTTCGGCAGACCATAACTGGTGATCACCGGCGGTGCCGCGGGCGTATCCACCGCAGGTTCCGCGGGCTTGGGCGCGGCCGACGGCGGCGCACCGATCCGACGTGCCGCGGGTTCTGCCTTGGCAACAGGAGTGACCGCCTTGGCCGTGGGTTCGGCAACACCCGCGCCCGCCTCGGCCGTCGACTTGGTGCCGAGCGTGTCCCGATGCACCGGAATGACCGGCTTCAGCGTCGCCGGATCCTCCGCATCCTGCGACGGCACCTCGATCAAGGCGGGCGGAATGTGCAGGCTCGCGGTGATTCCCGGACTGAGCGCGCGATCGTGCGTCCGGCGCAGTCGAACCGTGATGCCGTGCCGCTCGGCGAGTTTGCCGACCACGAACATGCCCATCTGCCGCGTCGTCGCGACGGTGACCACGGTCGGCGTCGCCAACCGCTCGTTGATCTCGTTCAGTTCGTTCGCTGTGATGCCGATGCCCTCGTCGATGACCTCGATGAGCAGGCCGCCCTCGGAGGTCCGGCTGTAGGCGAAGGTGACATCGCTGTCGGGCGGTGAGGCCCGCAGCGCGTTCTCCAGCATCTCCGCGATCAGATGCACCACATCGGTGGCCGCGATGCCCGCGACCCAACCGTCCGGTGTGGCACCGGATTTGACCCGCTGATAGTCCTCGACCTCGGAGACCGCGGCGCGCAGAATATCGCGCACCTGGACCGGTCCGGACCGATCGTGGCGCGACCGTGTTCCGGCCAGCACCAGCAGATTCGCGCTGTTGCGCCGCATGCGCGCGGCCAGGTGGTCGAGTCGGAAGAGGTGGCCGAGCCGCTCGGGATCCTTCTCCTCGAATTCGAGCGCCTCGATCATGCTGAGCTGGCGATCCACCAGCGTCTGGCTGCGCCGCGCCATGGTCTCGAACATGTCGTTGACCTGATCGCGCAGCAGTTGCTGCTGTGCGGCGAGTT
Protein-coding sequences here:
- a CDS encoding HAMP domain-containing sensor histidine kinase; amino-acid sequence: MAQGILAHTRWRNLEQWRVRWKVGAAVALPLAAAILLGGLRLTVFFRDYSEYDNAADRISDIPAITALESAASTVAGGQVYGTTTDQDLVELSTAITEATVRAKRKGIDATVARALKQMTATSEVIRSGGKGGGDPVKAVELNNAIVTDAIGTVDKLLTPIGIASVVAAKAQLSDVLAAKVEGFNWLMAAMTAIQQPSQAENFHTAQGRILAMGDAIERVMPAAKPDLDRVVQPNNAVLKDMIEVAMRTHIVDLVELRRLAIESRDVFTGLSREIVQGVIHDVDDKVAEARSAAVQASLVVLGTVIAALALALWVAHSLLQPLRRLRAGASELAEKDLPSEVERIMRGAQLEDIEVKPVPVHTGEEIGEIARTVDGLHTQALKLAAQQQLLRDQVNDMFETMARRSQTLVDRQLSMIEALEFEEKDPERLGHLFRLDHLAARMRRNSANLLVLAGTRSRHDRSGPVQVRDILRAAVSEVEDYQRVKSGATPDGWVAGIAATDVVHLIAEMLENALRASPPDSDVTFAYSRTSEGGLLIEVIDEGIGITANELNEINERLATPTVVTVATTRQMGMFVVGKLAERHGITVRLRRTHDRALSPGITASLHIPPALIEVPSQDAEDPATLKPVIPVHRDTLGTKSTAEAGAGVAEPTAKAVTPVAKAEPAARRIGAPPSAAPKPAEPAVDTPAAPPVITSYGLPKRVPGVNRKGRRKAGGAAAKPPSTTAAAGAPPQSASVADSGPPTGPQERVVKTTSFFQSEEGDSAETVESASNGSASNGSTQPAEREAATPIFAGMMSAWLADPTTGELPVLTNWHSAADEGWSAAERAADPTITERTTSGLPKRDPGNQLVPGGAESGSAATESAASTRRDPETIRTGLNRYQRGVRDGRATGKLKPLAAEDVR
- a CDS encoding GTP-binding protein; the encoded protein is MTAPEQAPPETSSRAVSAKIVIAGEMGVGKTTLVGAVSDIVPLKTEALMTDLSSEIDDTSAVPDKTTTTVAMDFGRITLSDDLVLYLFGTPGQHRFWFMWDDLSLGAIGAILLVDTRRVDESFAAVDYFEELGLPFLVAVNEFEGAPKFPEEAIRDALSLSADVPVMMIDARDRESAKTALIALTGHALARVKAKS